Part of the Bacillota bacterium genome, ATCTCGCAGAAGAGGAACGTCATCACACTCTACAAGGGGAGCATAAGGTACGTGATCCCCGAAATCAGCGTGACCCTTGCTAGAGCGAACCAAGCCCTTCAGACGTTGGAGAAGTACCGCAGCGTGCGCGACCAGGCCATGGAGAGCCTGAGCGCCTTGGAATTCGAGGACATGGTGACGCTAGCGGATGTCGCTGTGGCTCTGCTCCGGACGGTCATGGTGCGCTGCGTGGCGAGAGAAATCGAGAAATACATCTGCGAGCTTGGAAGCGAAGGCCGTCTCGTCCGGATGCAGCTTGCCGAGCTCGTGGCGAACATCGAAGACGAGGGGGATCTTCTGGTAGAAGACTACATCGCCAAGCTGGACGTGCGTTCCTTGGAAGCCGCGAGACGCGAGCTGTGTGCCTCACCTCAGGACGAGATTCTTGACCCCGGCGCCGTTGCAAGGATACTTGGATATCCGACGGGCGGCGCGGGCCTGGACACGTCGGTATCGCCTCGGGGCTACCGGACTCTCGCCAGGATCGGCAGGATTCCGAAATCAGTCGCGGACAATCTGGTGACTAGGTTCAAGAGCCTTCAAGGGATTCTCGAGGCGTCAACCGAAGAGCTCGACCAGGTGGACGGGATCGGTGCTGCCCGGGCGCAAGCCATAAAGCACGGTCTCCAACGGTTGCGCGACCAAGCTCTCCTGGACGGCTTGCGACGAGGAAGCTGAAGGACGAGGAAGCTGAAGCTGTCCGATCGTGTCACAGGGATCTCCGAGCGCGCATGTTGCTGTCGCGTGAGGTTCAGGTGAGGCTGAAGATTCCGAGGGTCGATAGTCTCCTGCGTTCTATCTCCATGATTTGCTCCATATCGAGGCTCAGGAGATCACATAGGGCAGCGATATAGAACAACGCCCTGCCGAATTCGCTCTCGACCACCTCACGACATTCGGGGCACAGGCTTCCATCGAGATGCGAG contains:
- the disA gene encoding DNA integrity scanning diadenylate cyclase DisA, encoding MPASDAKASEDTLLKMLKTVAPGTALREGLDGIISARTGALIVVGDSPEVTALADGGFRLDCELTPARLYELSKMDGAIILSGDARRILLANALLVPDPLIPSGETGTRHKTADRVARQTGELVIAISQKRNVITLYKGSIRYVIPEISVTLARANQALQTLEKYRSVRDQAMESLSALEFEDMVTLADVAVALLRTVMVRCVAREIEKYICELGSEGRLVRMQLAELVANIEDEGDLLVEDYIAKLDVRSLEAARRELCASPQDEILDPGAVARILGYPTGGAGLDTSVSPRGYRTLARIGRIPKSVADNLVTRFKSLQGILEASTEELDQVDGIGAARAQAIKHGLQRLRDQALLDGLRRGS